From one Oncorhynchus clarkii lewisi isolate Uvic-CL-2024 chromosome 6, UVic_Ocla_1.0, whole genome shotgun sequence genomic stretch:
- the LOC139412107 gene encoding uncharacterized protein, whose amino-acid sequence MKNTLKDFFTGLKPSGSERTEMASSKETLGEILVAIQSEISNFGRMKDSKELLQINDMVGTMLKEIEKSEDDSEQVCQDIPQTCSSLSTSLNGRSSLSSSSKGPRSECELEINLPGTPIPDEVPFDLTCPIVRSSCIDTRDSKMPEISTSDLKTKMMAHTDEPLHRNSPMTDSSRPPSAKVSFRSSTPSFTSKGTSLVPKGEGIDIEEKEVCIPSSSGHLRELLIIPDISSATAFPLQYLMDSSKDDGICFVTILVIRLLSEIRPSALDGPSQQAADLTETSQQLIKQVLSEFCAASRLSRTQAYSQNLNIQRVFRGVHKNLMEEFGSYNTLQAAMSSQDPAFDRVLVKSLTQQLVQGCKEASRPASAATNPSDQAEMERGAEQKARRSFLCFSMTKLRINFKRSKRGNKKDCHSVQDQTEIPSTDGHCIDPAPDGCPDPDYIPRSR is encoded by the exons ATGAAGAACACACTTAAGGATTTCTTCACAGGGCTGAAGCCATCCGGATCCGAAAGGACAGAAATGGCTTCTTCCAAAGAGACCCTTGGGGAAATCCTGGTTGCTATCCAGAGTGAAATCTCAAACTTCGGGCGAATGAAGGATTCCAAGGAGCTCCTTCAGATCAATGATATGGTAGGAACTATGCTGAAGGAGATTGAGAAAAGTGAGGATGACAGTGAACAAGTCTGCCAAGACATCCCTCAAACCTGTTCATCTTTATCCACTTCTTTAAATGGTCGTAGTTCCTTGTCCAGCTCTTCAAAGGGTCCTAGGTCAGAGTGTGAGTTAGAGATCAACCTCCCTGGCACTCCCATCCCTGACGAAGTGCCTTTTGATCTGACCTGCCCCATCGTCAGGAGCTCCTGCATCGACACCAGGGACTCTAAAATGCCAGAGATTTCTACAAGTGACCTAAAGACAAAGATGATGGCACACACAGATGAACCCCTGCATCGTAACAGTCCAATGACTGACAGCAGCCGACCACCGAGTGCTAAAGTCTCTTTTCGATCCTCCACTCCGTCTTTCACCAGCAAGGGAACCTCTTTGGTACCAAAGGGAGAGGGGATTGACATTGAAGAGAAGGAGGTGTGTATCCCCAGCAGCTCTGGCCATCTGAGGGAGCTCTTAATCATCCCGGACATCAGCAGTGCCACTGCATTCCCACTGCAGTACTTGATGGACTCCAGCAAAGATGAtggcatctgttttgtcaccataCTGGTGATAAGGTTGCTATCGGAGATCAGACCCTCAGCCCTAGATGGACCCTCCCAACAGGCAGCAGATCTGACAGAAACATCTCAGCAACTCATCAAACAAGTCCTGTCTGAGTTCTGTGCTGCATCCAGATTATCCAGGACACAGGCATATTCCCAGAACCTGAACATCCAAAGGGTGTTCAGAGGTGTACATAAAAACCTCATGGAGGAGTTTGGCTCTTATAACACCCTGCAAGCAGCTATGTCCTCCCAGGACCCTGCATTTGACAGAGTCCTGGTAAAGTCCTTGACCCAGCAGCTGGTACAGGGATGCAAGGAGGCGTCAAGACCAGCTTCTGCTGCAACAAACCCATCAGACCAggctgagatggagaggggggctGAGCAGAAAGCAAGAAGGAGCTTCCTTTGCTTTTCAATGACCAAACTCAGGATCAACTTCAAG CGTTCCAAGAGAGGAAACAAAAAGGACTGCCATTCAGTCCAAGACCAGACTGAGATTCCCTCTACTGATGGACATTGCATAG
- the LOC139412108 gene encoding uncharacterized protein, translated as MGVNLRSGATSPESQCSLTGSEDSLGGLDEREKRLLISEMNYWTKERRRNGSAGCCQKSTRRTSSPCCSPKRSQTSLQSLPATREAPLMEEPLKALFGVTEESLLISLVEGHSNHTSSSSSSELSCAIVGEVVHQLNSGLSVAIQASPGSCPPMDSQDIAAGKEVIRVASVQILAELQSQTSEPEWVGFIEPLMDPVTDDVLEVIVGTMDKMAQDFNILLDLAKKMTILGSKFLTNLQCDLDVECPSGKEGTTHFLKETGSSTSVVARKIQTLSSPDFQSKALKAVSTILTRKVSSSSGMAPSSRPSSAAPSLTEAPLNTSCTALTSVTSTATVIVKAFV; from the exons ATGGGGGTGAACCTGAGGAGTGGGGCAACCTCCCCAGAATCCCAGTGCTCTCTGACAGGGTCTGAGGATTCCTTAGGCGgtctggatgagagagagaaaaggctgcTGATCAGTGAGATGAACTACTGGactaaggagaggaggaggaatggcagTGCAGGATGCTGCCAAAAATCCACTCGCAGAACCTCATCACCATGCTGTTCGCCTAAGAG GTCCCAGACCTCATTGCAGAGCTTGCCTGCAACTAGAGAGGCTCCCCTCATGGAGGAGCCTCTGAAGGCTCTTTTTGGGGTAACGGAAGAGAGCCTTCTGATATCCCTGGTTGAGGGTCACTCCAACCACACCTCCTCCAGCAGCTCCTCCGAGTTGAGCTGTGCTATCGTGGGGGAGGTGGTACACCAGCTTAACTCTGGCCTCTCAGTGGCCATTCAGGCCAGCCCGGGGAGTTGCCCCCCTATGGACAGTCAGGACATAGCAGCAGGCAAGGAGGTCATTCGGGTAGCCTCGGTTCAGATCCTGGCCGAGCTACAGAGCCAAACATCTGAGCCAGAGTGGGTAGGGTTTATCGAGCCCCTCATGGACCCTGTGACCGATGATGTGCTGGAGGTCATTGTCGGCACAATGGACAAAATGGCACAGGACTTCAACATCCTATTGGATCTGGCCAAGAAGATGACAATCTTGGGGTCTAAATTTCTGACCAATCTTCAATGTGACCTAGATGTTGAGTGTCCATCTGGGAAGGAAGGGACCACTCACTTTCTCAAAGAGACTGGATCCTCTACCAGTGTGGTGGCCAGAAAGATTCAGACCCTCTCTAGCCCCGACTTTCAGTCTAAAGCCCTGAAGGCGGTGAGCACCATCCTTACAAGGAAAGTCAGCAGCTCTTCTGGCATGGCTCCTTCCTCTAGGCCTTCTAGTGCTGCTCCTAGCCTTACTGAAGCCCCGCTGAATACCAGCTGCACAGCCCTGACATCTGTAACCTCCACTGCCACAGTGATTGTTAAGGCATTTGTGTGA
- the LOC139412388 gene encoding uncharacterized protein, producing the protein MKINLTFEQLSMLCLKIVKVVTQTALRILLPALARIMGVNLRSGATSPESQCSLTGSEDSLGGLDEREKRLLISEMNYWTKERRRNGSAGCRQKSTRRTSSPCCSPKRSQTSLQSLPATREAPLMEEPLKALFGVTEESLLISLVEGQSIPTSSSSSDQDIAAGKEVIRVASVQILAELQSKKFEPEWVGFIEPLMDPVTDDVLDAIVGTMDKMEDDNLGV; encoded by the exons CTCACATTCGAGCAACTCTCCATGCTGTGTCTGAAGATTGTTAAAGTCGTGACCCAGACAGCCCTCCGCATTCTCCTACCAGCGCTAGCTCGTATCATGGGGGTGAACCTGAGGAGTGGGGCAACCTCCCCAGAATCCCAGTGCTCTCTGACAGGGTCTGAGGATTCCTTAGGTGgtctggatgagagagagaaaaggctgcTGATCAGTGAGATGAACTACTGGactaaggagaggaggaggaatggcagtgcaggatgccgccaaaaaTCCACTCGCAGAACCTCATCACCATGCTGTTCGCCTAAGAG GTCCCAGACCTCATTGCAGAGCTTGCCTGCAACTAGAGAGGCTCCCCTCATGGAGGAGCCTCTGAAGGCTCTTTTTGGGGTAACGGAAGAGAGCCTCCTGATATCCCTGGTTGAGGGTCAATCCATCCccacctcctccagctcctccga TCAGGACATAGCAGCAGGCAAGGAGGTCATTCGGGTAGCCTCGGTGCAGATCCTGGCCGAGCTACAGAGCAAAAAGTTTGAGCCAGAGTGGGTAGGGTTTATCGAGCCCCTCATGGACCCTGTGACCGATGATGTGCTGGATGCCATTGTCGGCACAATGGACAAAATGGAAGATGACAATCTTGGGGTCTAA